A section of the Metabacillus endolithicus genome encodes:
- a CDS encoding signal peptidase I → MDWSNMQFNQDTVELLLITIKKYGWIDLPSYGTSMFPYIKKGNVCRFVAFDEMNVKKGDILLYHTNTGQLIAHRLLSVLKQDNNQKQFVLKGDTNLCSDEPINQNQIIGKLITIQTTKRKKYANKFHAIVWSNIILSFPFLSKLLRYSLSLEFYYKNRSGASS, encoded by the coding sequence ATGGATTGGTCCAACATGCAGTTTAATCAAGATACTGTCGAGTTATTACTAATAACGATAAAAAAATACGGTTGGATAGACCTTCCATCCTATGGTACTAGCATGTTCCCCTACATAAAAAAAGGAAACGTATGCCGTTTTGTTGCATTTGATGAAATGAACGTTAAAAAAGGAGACATTTTACTTTATCATACAAACACTGGTCAATTGATAGCCCATCGATTACTTTCCGTTCTAAAACAAGATAATAACCAGAAACAATTTGTTTTAAAGGGTGATACAAATCTATGTTCAGATGAACCTATTAATCAAAATCAAATAATAGGTAAGCTTATCACAATCCAAACTACCAAAAGAAAGAAATACGCAAATAAGTTTCACGCTATTGTCTGGAGCAATATCATATTATCATTTCCATTTCTTTCAAAACTATTAAGATACTCTCTGTCTTTAGAATTTTATTACAAAAATCGTTCGGGAGCTTCATCATGA
- a CDS encoding helix-turn-helix domain-containing protein, which produces MIGPRIKKYRTQKNLSLSELAERAGVAKSYLSSIERNLQSNPSVQFLEKVSSVLGVSVNTLLNEQDETDPEELDLEWTKLVQDAMKSGVSKEQFKEFLEFNKWRLQNDTDR; this is translated from the coding sequence GTGATTGGCCCACGAATTAAAAAATATAGAACCCAAAAAAACCTATCATTATCAGAACTAGCAGAACGAGCAGGAGTTGCAAAATCTTATTTAAGTTCGATTGAGCGCAATCTCCAGTCAAATCCTTCTGTTCAGTTTTTGGAAAAGGTATCATCTGTACTCGGTGTATCGGTAAATACCCTCCTAAATGAACAAGATGAAACAGATCCCGAAGAACTTGACTTAGAATGGACAAAACTTGTTCAAGACGCGATGAAATCCGGTGTGTCTAAAGAACAGTTTAAAGAGTTTTTGGAGTTTAACAAGTGGAGACTTCAGAACGATACTGATAGATGA
- a CDS encoding aldolase produces MKTTLVNKYKFKAFGLNIISDFYFSELPINKFEFGFEDIVIEKADLTLNWKHLSGQSKYFTIKNNLILVRIPNNAIYMIENGNKIYYSPMENVDADQLRLYLLGTCMGALLLQRRILPLHGSAIEINGKAYAIVGDSGAGKSTLASALLRLGYHLISDDVIPVTISEQGIPLVTPAYPQQKLWVESLNQFGMKSDSYSPLFNRETKFAIPVTDQFASKPLQLEGIIELSKNENDNITLTHVTGLQKLQTLYNHTYRNLFIAPLGLIDWHFNTSTKICEQINMFQLKRPTTRFSADELAEAILSTI; encoded by the coding sequence TTGAAAACAACTTTAGTAAATAAATACAAGTTTAAAGCATTCGGATTAAATATTATAAGTGATTTTTATTTTTCAGAATTGCCAATAAATAAATTTGAATTTGGGTTCGAGGATATTGTGATAGAAAAAGCAGACCTTACCTTGAACTGGAAACATTTATCTGGTCAAAGTAAATACTTTACTATAAAAAATAATTTAATTTTAGTACGAATCCCAAACAACGCCATCTATATGATTGAAAATGGAAATAAGATCTATTACTCACCAATGGAAAATGTAGATGCAGATCAATTACGATTATACCTTCTTGGTACATGTATGGGTGCTCTGTTATTGCAAAGAAGAATTCTTCCTTTACATGGCAGTGCTATCGAGATTAATGGGAAAGCATATGCAATTGTCGGGGATTCTGGTGCAGGAAAGTCTACCCTTGCTTCAGCTCTACTAAGATTAGGCTACCATTTAATTAGTGATGATGTTATACCTGTTACAATCAGTGAACAGGGAATTCCTCTAGTTACACCTGCTTATCCACAACAGAAATTATGGGTTGAAAGTCTTAATCAATTTGGAATGAAATCGGACTCCTATAGTCCTCTTTTTAATAGAGAAACAAAGTTTGCAATTCCAGTAACAGATCAATTTGCATCTAAACCATTGCAATTAGAGGGAATTATTGAGCTAAGTAAAAATGAGAATGATAACATCACATTAACTCATGTTACAGGTCTCCAGAAATTACAAACTCTTTATAATCATACGTACCGTAATCTCTTTATTGCGCCATTAGGTCTTATAGACTGGCATTTTAACACATCGACCAAAATCTGCGAACAGATAAACATGTTTCAATTAAAACGGCCAACAACACGATTCTCTGCTGATGAATTGGCAGAAGCAATTCTCAGTACTATTTGA
- a CDS encoding lasso peptide biosynthesis B2 protein, with translation MNWKTKVLLIESFYYLGVGRYLKTIPFSKVVPTLGLQMEETSYDFESTNKKTLASISQAIHLMSKYTLWESQCLVKAFAAMKMLEKRGIESTLYLGTARDEFGNLIAHAWLRSGPFYITGSEGKEKFTVVGKFAKIIGG, from the coding sequence ATGAATTGGAAAACGAAAGTCCTTCTAATAGAATCTTTTTATTATTTAGGTGTAGGAAGGTATCTTAAAACAATTCCTTTTTCAAAAGTAGTTCCAACCCTTGGTTTGCAGATGGAAGAAACATCATATGATTTTGAAAGTACGAATAAAAAGACTCTCGCTAGTATATCACAAGCCATACACCTAATGAGTAAATATACTCTTTGGGAGAGTCAATGTCTTGTTAAAGCCTTTGCGGCTATGAAAATGTTAGAAAAAAGGGGAATTGAAAGTACTCTTTATCTAGGTACAGCAAGAGATGAGTTTGGAAATCTAATAGCACATGCTTGGCTTAGAAGTGGCCCTTTTTATATAACAGGTTCTGAAGGTAAGGAAAAGTTTACAGTTGTTGGTAAATTCGCAAAAATAATTGGAGGGTGA
- a CDS encoding ABC transporter transmembrane domain-containing protein, whose product MITDKLSSILNEINLKGIKRTFQLLGPYILSNWKSYTGLIVILFVDIFLTIGFAWFFGTITDAAVSGEFNKIRSLLLVVLTLIVFGQIVTFFNTYLESYVTSKIKRDLKDYVLKQIMLLPTNKLSKIRTGELMTHFTNDINCIDGVIGSNLIYLIQLPLISIAVFVYMLQINWQLSVLSLFIIPIAIVAGGIFGILIRNNSRTIYNKIGDINSQLNETFQGISIIRSFLVERLFLGKFYEQNHSFFDLEMKNAKLRGTFYVVGGLISSITYIISLCLGAFFVSNGQITVGSLLTFVTLMQHLISPLTGLQAYGEAFKARHQLLNESQMYSIFNQ is encoded by the coding sequence ATGATAACTGATAAACTATCATCTATCTTAAACGAAATAAATCTAAAAGGAATCAAGAGAACCTTTCAATTGTTAGGTCCTTACATCCTTTCTAATTGGAAATCGTATACTGGTCTTATTGTTATTTTATTTGTGGATATCTTTTTAACAATTGGCTTCGCGTGGTTTTTTGGAACAATTACAGATGCTGCGGTTTCTGGGGAATTCAATAAAATTAGATCATTGCTACTTGTTGTATTAACGCTAATCGTTTTCGGCCAAATCGTTACCTTTTTTAATACCTATTTAGAATCCTATGTAACAAGTAAAATAAAAAGGGATCTAAAGGATTATGTCCTAAAACAAATTATGTTGTTACCCACTAATAAGCTGTCAAAAATCCGTACTGGTGAACTAATGACTCATTTTACAAATGACATTAATTGCATTGATGGTGTAATTGGTAGCAACCTTATTTACCTTATTCAACTCCCCCTAATATCAATAGCTGTTTTTGTTTATATGCTTCAAATTAATTGGCAATTATCAGTGCTTAGCCTTTTTATCATCCCTATCGCAATAGTTGCAGGTGGGATCTTTGGTATTCTTATTAGAAACAATAGTCGAACGATTTATAATAAAATTGGTGATATAAATAGTCAGTTAAATGAAACATTTCAAGGAATCTCCATTATCCGCTCTTTTCTTGTTGAACGATTGTTTTTAGGGAAGTTTTATGAGCAAAACCACTCTTTTTTTGACTTAGAGATGAAAAATGCGAAACTACGTGGGACCTTTTATGTTGTTGGTGGGCTGATTTCTTCAATTACTTACATTATAAGCCTATGTTTAGGAGCTTTTTTTGTATCTAATGGACAAATCACAGTAGGTTCACTACTAACTTTTGTTACTCTCATGCAACATCTAATTAGTCCACTTACGGGCTTGCAGGCTTATGGGGAAGCTTTCAAAGCTCGGCATCAGCTGTTGAACGAATCTCAGATGTACTCGATATTCAACCAATAG
- a CDS encoding lasso peptide biosynthesis PqqD family chaperone, with the protein MLKTDQLSLTHIVTQEEGMIVSDMDGEKVMLHIERGSYFNLGEVGGVIWDMIKTPTGVKDVVLSLLEQFEVDEKTCEEQVIDFLNQLEKQNLIKVV; encoded by the coding sequence ATGTTAAAAACAGATCAATTGTCATTAACCCATATTGTTACTCAGGAAGAAGGAATGATTGTAAGCGATATGGATGGAGAAAAAGTCATGTTACATATAGAACGAGGTAGTTATTTCAACTTAGGAGAGGTAGGTGGTGTTATTTGGGACATGATTAAAACACCTACTGGAGTTAAGGATGTAGTATTATCTTTACTTGAACAATTTGAGGTTGATGAGAAAACATGTGAAGAACAGGTAATAGACTTCTTAAATCAATTGGAAAAACAAAATCTAATAAAGGTAGTTTAG
- a CDS encoding PqqD family protein, whose protein sequence is MTQYIKKRNYEAVQLDDQWIILNTDQFTVTKLNDLGGYCWTLLDSPQTVERMTQLVEEKYHLDNNFLSSNIEEFLQELIEYGLVQHAV, encoded by the coding sequence ATGACACAGTATATCAAAAAAAGGAATTATGAAGCTGTTCAGCTTGATGATCAGTGGATTATTTTAAATACAGACCAATTTACGGTAACAAAATTAAATGATTTGGGTGGATATTGCTGGACTTTACTTGACTCACCGCAAACTGTTGAAAGGATGACGCAATTAGTTGAGGAAAAATATCATCTAGATAATAACTTCCTTTCTTCTAATATAGAAGAATTTCTACAAGAGTTAATAGAATATGGATTGGTCCAACATGCAGTTTAA
- a CDS encoding anti-repressor SinI family protein — MNNETIHNLIKDRQLDHEWVELILEALETGISVEEIREFFIKTGNPAV, encoded by the coding sequence TTGAATAATGAAACGATACACAATCTGATTAAAGACAGACAGCTTGACCATGAATGGGTTGAATTAATTTTAGAAGCATTAGAAACTGGTATTAGTGTAGAAGAAATTAGAGAATTCTTTATTAAGACGGGAAATCCTGCTGTTTAA
- a CDS encoding nucleotidyltransferase domain-containing protein: MIKKFIKDLYYNPSLPFPYSNEEYKELEADIIHFNLEPLFHTFLKQTNQLDNVPINLKGMLLKKYNQQFIQNLLIKNQTQMILSAFEVNNIYVIPLKGPFFSEKYFNDFAARTSSDIDILIKEDQIDKTITCIKNLGFVIEESNDEGHFHRTFSKTLPGSTIPLLIEIHWNIVKENTSSLPIDELWNQSRPLENYQFVKQLSTIHTFYFIILHAWRHNLDSLKHFLDIIQMIHTHGNDLNYESLFKIAKKHRTHKRVIRTLSIVYQQFPFLNNILKLPITKQYGSLWQYEWIRGGKVDKKKLYLDFIDYQFRSYDTFLHRLIALFEWLFPSKFGLAGELKGNKMNYLRLFKQRGKGILSSILIKSKI, from the coding sequence GTGATAAAAAAATTCATTAAAGATCTGTACTATAATCCTTCTCTTCCATTTCCTTATAGTAATGAAGAATATAAAGAACTAGAAGCAGATATAATCCATTTCAACTTAGAACCACTATTTCATACATTTTTAAAACAAACTAATCAATTAGATAATGTACCGATAAATCTGAAGGGCATGCTGCTTAAAAAATACAACCAACAGTTCATCCAAAATTTACTGATTAAGAACCAAACTCAAATGATATTATCAGCATTTGAAGTAAACAATATTTATGTGATCCCACTTAAAGGTCCATTCTTCTCGGAAAAATACTTTAATGACTTTGCGGCGAGAACATCATCTGATATTGATATCCTTATTAAGGAAGATCAAATAGATAAAACAATTACTTGTATAAAAAATCTGGGTTTTGTCATTGAGGAAAGTAATGATGAAGGTCACTTCCATCGAACATTCAGTAAAACACTCCCTGGATCAACTATCCCGCTGTTAATTGAAATTCATTGGAATATAGTAAAAGAAAACACTTCCTCCCTACCTATTGATGAGTTATGGAACCAGTCTAGACCATTAGAAAATTATCAATTTGTAAAACAACTATCTACAATTCATACATTTTACTTCATTATTTTACATGCTTGGCGTCATAACTTAGACTCACTAAAACATTTTCTAGACATCATTCAAATGATCCATACTCATGGTAATGATTTAAATTACGAATCACTTTTTAAAATAGCCAAAAAACATAGAACACACAAACGAGTTATTCGAACACTATCAATCGTATATCAGCAGTTCCCCTTTCTAAATAATATATTGAAGTTGCCAATTACAAAACAATATGGGTCATTATGGCAATACGAATGGATTCGGGGAGGGAAAGTAGATAAAAAGAAGTTATATTTGGATTTTATAGACTATCAGTTTAGAAGCTATGATACATTTTTACATCGACTTATTGCGTTGTTTGAGTGGCTCTTTCCTTCTAAATTTGGATTGGCAGGTGAACTGAAGGGTAATAAAATGAATTATTTGAGATTATTTAAACAAAGAGGGAAAGGAATACTTTCGTCTATATTAATAAAGAGTAAAATTTAA
- a CDS encoding metallophosphoesterase codes for MTIRKKKILFVCLLFIITALVFYIVWDNNRINVVKKDVYIEELDSSLDGFKILQITDLHEKSFGEDQENLINEINALDYDAIIFTGDMLIRSNSTDYSAFFKLIEGIHNKENALFVSGNSDPENYVYNSEGKVEKHKFIKGMEERGVKLLESIHTINYGDARVQFVNFELSIIGPKIERSLPLETGKLPDNLEYRKELVAQLNNNLDDNPSSILIALNHYPVVDVKIDYLKNHDYYIFRDYDLIMAGHYHGGQIRLPFLGVLFVPEPYYERSGLFPPQNRVKGLWEYDGIKQYVSTGLGSSDTISFLKFRFFNTPEINLITLKRKG; via the coding sequence ATGACAATTCGAAAAAAGAAAATATTATTTGTATGTTTGTTATTTATTATAACTGCTTTAGTTTTTTACATCGTTTGGGATAATAATCGAATAAATGTAGTTAAAAAGGATGTATATATTGAAGAACTTGACAGTAGTTTAGATGGTTTTAAAATACTACAAATAACTGATCTACATGAAAAAAGTTTTGGTGAAGATCAAGAAAACCTTATTAATGAAATTAATGCCTTGGACTATGATGCGATAATATTTACCGGGGATATGTTAATTCGTTCCAATAGTACTGATTACTCAGCTTTTTTTAAGCTAATAGAAGGCATACATAACAAAGAAAATGCTCTTTTTGTATCAGGAAATTCAGATCCGGAAAATTATGTTTATAATAGTGAGGGAAAAGTTGAAAAACATAAATTTATTAAAGGGATGGAAGAAAGAGGGGTTAAACTACTTGAATCAATCCATACGATAAATTACGGAGATGCTAGAGTTCAATTTGTTAACTTTGAACTTTCTATAATAGGACCCAAAATAGAACGTAGTCTTCCACTAGAAACAGGGAAATTACCTGACAATCTAGAATATCGTAAAGAATTAGTAGCTCAACTAAATAATAATTTGGATGATAATCCATCTAGCATCTTAATCGCATTAAATCACTATCCAGTAGTTGATGTTAAAATAGACTATTTAAAAAATCATGATTATTATATCTTTCGAGACTATGACTTGATAATGGCAGGTCACTATCACGGGGGACAGATAAGACTACCATTTCTAGGGGTGCTATTTGTACCTGAACCCTATTACGAACGTAGTGGTCTTTTTCCTCCACAAAATAGGGTCAAAGGTCTTTGGGAATATGATGGTATCAAGCAATACGTAAGCACAGGATTAGGAAGTAGTGATACAATCTCATTTTTAAAGTTTCGCTTTTTTAATACTCCTGAGATCAATTTGATCACTCTAAAAAGGAAAGGTTAA
- a CDS encoding paeninodin family lasso peptide yields MKKTWESPKLDVLDISMTMAGPGIRTPDAVQPDPDAHEHDVVNYS; encoded by the coding sequence ATGAAAAAAACATGGGAATCACCCAAATTAGATGTGTTAGATATTAGTATGACGATGGCAGGGCCTGGTATTAGAACACCTGATGCTGTTCAGCCTGATCCAGATGCTCATGAACATGATGTAGTTAATTATAGCTAA
- a CDS encoding ABC transporter ATP-binding protein, with protein MVGPSGAGKTTLFHLLQGFYQPQSGQILMDNTPIKQISPSHLRSTFAHVAQDTFLFSGTIKDNLLLARPNISELEMINASIAANIHDFIMSLPDQYNTEIGERGVRLSGGQKQRLSIARAILKDAPILLLDEATSALDSESEYKVKEALEKLMKKKTTLVIAHRLSTIQHADVIVVVDKGEIVQIGTHEELMLQPGLYRRLTESQSLAQENYKEGSAILI; from the coding sequence TTGGTAGGTCCTAGCGGTGCAGGAAAAACAACATTATTTCACTTACTCCAAGGATTTTACCAGCCACAGTCAGGGCAAATTTTAATGGATAACACTCCAATAAAACAAATTTCTCCCTCTCATCTAAGAAGCACTTTTGCTCATGTTGCACAAGATACTTTTTTATTTAGTGGCACTATTAAAGATAACCTGCTACTCGCTCGTCCTAACATTAGCGAATTGGAAATGATTAATGCTTCTATAGCTGCTAATATTCACGACTTTATTATGTCTTTACCAGATCAATATAACACTGAAATTGGTGAACGTGGAGTAAGGCTTTCTGGAGGACAAAAACAAAGACTATCTATTGCCAGGGCAATATTAAAGGATGCTCCAATTCTTTTACTTGATGAAGCCACATCTGCTTTAGATAGTGAGTCAGAATATAAGGTGAAAGAAGCATTGGAAAAATTAATGAAGAAAAAAACCACTCTAGTTATTGCTCATCGATTATCAACAATACAACATGCTGATGTCATTGTTGTTGTTGATAAGGGTGAAATTGTTCAAATAGGTACACATGAAGAATTAATGCTGCAACCGGGCTTATACAGAAGACTAACTGAATCTCAATCTTTAGCACAGGAAAACTATAAAGAGGGCAGTGCTATACTCATATAA
- a CDS encoding ABC transporter ATP-binding protein produces the protein MESVIYFLKQVHSYSGKSLYLNIFAMMTISLLDGIGILLLIPLLSISGIASLKSSNPILIKIFSFMEAIPKETALPTILIIFVFIVIGQNIIQRSITIQNSKIQNGFFRHLRIETYQSLLNANWEFFIKHRKSDLVNLLTSEIAKSSAGIYSFLLFLASLAFTFIQICFAFYLSPNITIFVLLCGVILLLFNRNFLKRSFSLGNKNYTLGKEYLAGVTDQINGIKDIKSNSLEESRMQWFRQVTKGMLNEQIEYSKIKTTSQMYYKIASAVFIALFIYVAINMFQAQGGQLMLVIIIFSRLWPRVSGIQGSLEKIATTLPSYKAVKAFQEECNYAKEVKHEHNNILEKALRIASQIECKGIFFRYNKNEGAKYALKNINIVIPANKMTAVVGKSGAGKSTLIDLLMGLNQPEKGEVLLDGKALTGENLYSLRKAISYVPQDPFLFNTSILENFTIVSPDTTEERIWEALEFASAADFVKKLPKGLDTIIGDRGIRLSGGERQRIVLARAILREPSIIVLDEATSALDTENELKIQQAIENLKGKMTIIVIAHRLSTIHNADKVVVMDNGTVIQEGEFGQLSKDSRGVFGQLIRNQMEVSL, from the coding sequence TTGGAATCTGTTATATATTTTCTAAAACAAGTCCATTCTTATTCAGGTAAATCCTTATATCTAAATATTTTTGCAATGATGACAATTAGCTTATTAGATGGAATTGGAATTCTATTGTTAATTCCATTGCTTAGCATAAGTGGAATAGCAAGCCTAAAATCAAGTAATCCCATTCTCATAAAGATTTTTTCGTTTATGGAAGCAATTCCTAAGGAGACAGCTCTTCCTACAATTTTAATAATCTTTGTTTTCATTGTAATTGGACAAAATATCATTCAACGGTCAATTACAATTCAAAACTCAAAGATACAAAACGGCTTTTTTCGTCATTTACGTATAGAAACTTATCAATCTTTACTGAATGCTAATTGGGAATTTTTTATTAAGCACCGAAAATCTGATCTTGTTAATCTATTAACATCAGAGATAGCAAAGTCAAGTGCTGGGATTTATTCATTTCTTCTATTCTTAGCCTCACTAGCATTTACTTTTATTCAGATCTGTTTTGCTTTTTATCTCTCTCCAAATATTACGATTTTTGTTTTGCTATGTGGAGTTATTCTTTTGTTATTTAACCGTAATTTTTTGAAAAGATCTTTTTCATTAGGAAATAAAAATTATACCTTGGGTAAAGAGTATCTTGCCGGGGTGACAGATCAAATAAATGGCATAAAGGATATTAAAAGTAACTCGTTAGAGGAATCAAGAATGCAGTGGTTTCGTCAAGTTACAAAAGGGATGCTAAATGAACAAATTGAATATTCAAAAATAAAAACGACCTCGCAAATGTATTATAAAATTGCTTCGGCAGTTTTTATTGCTCTATTCATTTATGTTGCGATAAATATGTTTCAGGCACAGGGTGGTCAATTAATGCTTGTTATTATTATTTTTTCAAGGTTATGGCCACGGGTATCTGGGATTCAAGGTTCACTTGAAAAAATTGCTACAACATTACCTTCTTATAAGGCTGTAAAAGCCTTTCAAGAGGAATGTAATTACGCAAAGGAAGTAAAACATGAACATAATAATATTTTAGAAAAGGCTTTACGGATTGCATCTCAAATTGAATGTAAAGGAATTTTCTTTAGATATAACAAAAATGAAGGAGCTAAGTATGCTCTAAAAAATATTAATATTGTGATACCTGCCAATAAAATGACAGCAGTGGTAGGTAAATCGGGCGCCGGAAAAAGTACCTTAATAGACCTTTTAATGGGATTAAATCAACCAGAAAAAGGTGAAGTATTACTAGATGGTAAAGCTCTAACAGGAGAGAACTTGTATTCACTTAGAAAAGCAATTAGTTATGTTCCACAAGATCCGTTTCTTTTTAATACGAGCATACTTGAAAATTTTACAATCGTTTCACCCGATACAACTGAAGAAAGGATTTGGGAAGCGTTAGAATTTGCATCAGCTGCTGATTTTGTAAAGAAGCTTCCAAAAGGTCTTGATACGATTATAGGTGATAGAGGGATTAGACTTTCTGGTGGAGAACGGCAGAGAATAGTATTGGCACGTGCAATATTAAGAGAGCCATCCATTATCGTTTTAGATGAAGCAACAAGCGCGCTTGATACAGAAAATGAGTTGAAAATACAACAAGCAATTGAAAACCTAAAGGGGAAGATGACCATTATTGTAATAGCACATCGCTTGTCTACAATACATAATGCAGATAAAGTAGTTGTTATGGATAATGGAACAGTTATTCAGGAAGGTGAATTTGGGCAGTTATCAAAAGATAGTAGGGGAGTTTTTGGACAATTAATTAGGAATCAAATGGAAGTTAGTCTTTAA
- a CDS encoding YqhG family protein produces MQQEQIHSYLESFFTANSCDIIEKGHGYMTVQLTIEMDKELMNRPFYWHYLEKTNGVPNPMKLTLITDQNRAPNDLKGEVMHFGAPRLHQIFRSTTNLGSYIRLFEQVKEPGGNIPLHPWIGVNIIVSYQCDMKKDQLYSIGLHLVSGTLVENFQDKLEKLELTPKIPDLCFTMTPLIKPQSGLKRIEQFIMQSITEQDHSWADKARERWNEDLKLLDHFYEDMDEKPDCYEVEKEALRELYEPQINISVQNGGIFYLTP; encoded by the coding sequence ATGCAACAAGAGCAAATTCACAGCTATTTAGAAAGCTTCTTTACAGCCAACTCCTGTGACATCATTGAAAAGGGCCATGGCTACATGACCGTTCAGCTAACCATTGAAATGGACAAGGAATTAATGAACCGCCCTTTCTACTGGCATTACCTTGAAAAAACAAACGGCGTTCCAAACCCGATGAAACTCACACTCATCACAGACCAAAACCGAGCGCCAAACGATCTTAAAGGCGAGGTCATGCACTTCGGTGCCCCCCGCCTTCACCAAATTTTTCGTTCGACAACAAATTTAGGAAGCTATATCCGACTTTTTGAGCAGGTCAAAGAACCAGGCGGTAACATCCCACTACACCCTTGGATTGGAGTTAACATTATAGTTTCCTATCAATGTGACATGAAAAAGGATCAGCTCTATTCAATTGGACTGCATTTGGTTAGTGGGACTTTAGTAGAAAACTTTCAAGATAAGCTAGAGAAATTAGAGCTAACACCGAAGATTCCGGATCTCTGTTTTACGATGACACCTTTGATTAAGCCACAAAGTGGACTTAAACGGATTGAGCAGTTCATTATGCAATCTATTACTGAACAAGATCATTCCTGGGCGGATAAAGCACGAGAAAGATGGAATGAGGACTTGAAGCTGTTGGATCATTTTTATGAGGATATGGATGAGAAGCCTGATTGTTATGAGGTGGAAAAGGAAGCATTGAGGGAACTTTATGAGCCACAGATTAATATATCGGTTCAGAATGGCGGAATTTTTTATTTGACGCCGTAA